One Chloroflexota bacterium genomic region harbors:
- a CDS encoding extracellular solute-binding protein, with protein MASLGVAIAPFLAACGGAPAAAPTAAPAKPAEASKPAEAAKPAESKPAAPAAAAQPTTAAAAPAQAVTKSSAEIRLHVRTGNEADTLSDRLPELEQKTGIKTKIESFPAAEYFTKLQTLTAGGQLGDVFWSIAHQGWGAYFMSNGVALPLDDIVKAENFDLNQYYPVSIQAAKVFENKLAGIPFKLQPFSIGLYYNATAFAEEKVTPPTLETKYEELVEIAKKMTRVEGGKTTRFGLLPLQIGTAQGGYETMVVSTRAFGGDVTDKEGKKATVNTPEAIAGIKWIYDLVFTHKAAPRVQELGGDPANPQDAMFVAGTGAMYQAGSSAKSLPTRVKDKFEVKDTMLPIGPGKSRGSMAGVDFIMMNKATKFQKESWELTKILCDKETGIRLGEGRGGASGTCGARPDSFNDPRLLANPLHQVWIKQAEEAGPLFIPANFRGGEIDTLIKQKLSGLFNGDEKFEQKFFDDLNTQIQQVLDKPKP; from the coding sequence GTGGCATCGCTCGGGGTGGCGATTGCGCCGTTCCTGGCCGCATGTGGCGGCGCACCGGCTGCCGCTCCGACGGCGGCGCCGGCCAAGCCGGCCGAGGCGAGCAAGCCGGCCGAGGCCGCGAAACCGGCCGAGAGCAAGCCAGCCGCTCCGGCCGCCGCCGCCCAGCCGACAACGGCTGCTGCCGCGCCGGCACAGGCGGTCACCAAGTCGAGCGCCGAGATCCGGCTGCACGTCCGCACCGGAAACGAGGCCGACACGCTCTCGGACCGGCTGCCGGAACTGGAGCAGAAGACCGGCATCAAGACCAAGATCGAGAGCTTCCCAGCCGCCGAGTACTTCACGAAGCTCCAGACCCTGACGGCCGGCGGTCAGCTCGGCGATGTGTTCTGGTCGATCGCGCACCAGGGGTGGGGCGCGTACTTCATGTCCAACGGCGTGGCGCTGCCGCTGGACGACATCGTCAAGGCCGAGAACTTCGACCTGAACCAGTACTACCCCGTCTCGATCCAGGCGGCCAAAGTCTTCGAGAACAAGCTGGCTGGGATTCCGTTCAAGCTCCAGCCGTTCTCCATCGGGCTCTACTACAACGCGACCGCCTTCGCCGAGGAGAAGGTCACCCCGCCCACGCTGGAGACGAAGTACGAAGAGCTTGTCGAGATCGCCAAGAAGATGACCAGGGTCGAGGGCGGCAAGACGACCCGCTTCGGGCTGCTGCCGCTCCAGATCGGCACGGCCCAGGGCGGCTACGAGACGATGGTCGTCTCGACCCGCGCCTTCGGCGGCGACGTTACCGACAAGGAAGGCAAGAAGGCGACCGTCAACACGCCTGAGGCCATCGCCGGCATCAAGTGGATCTACGACCTTGTGTTCACCCACAAGGCCGCTCCGAGGGTTCAGGAGCTGGGCGGTGACCCGGCCAACCCGCAGGACGCGATGTTCGTGGCCGGCACCGGCGCGATGTACCAGGCCGGCTCGTCGGCCAAGAGCCTGCCCACCCGCGTCAAGGACAAGTTCGAGGTCAAGGACACGATGCTGCCCATCGGGCCAGGCAAGAGCCGCGGTTCGATGGCTGGCGTGGACTTCATCATGATGAACAAGGCGACCAAGTTCCAGAAGGAGAGTTGGGAGCTCACGAAGATCCTCTGCGACAAGGAGACGGGTATCCGGCTCGGGGAGGGGCGCGGCGGCGCGTCCGGCACCTGTGGGGCGCGCCCTGACTCCTTCAACGACCCACGGCTGCTGGCGAACCCGCTCCACCAGGTCTGGATCAAGCAGGCCGAGGAGGCCGGGCCGCTCTTCATCCCGGCCAACTTCCGGGGCGGCGAGATCGACACTCTGATCAAGCAGAAGCTGAGCGGCCTGTTCAACGGCGATGAGAAGTTCGAGCAGAAGTTCTTCGACGACCTGAACACGCAGATCCAGCAGGTTCTGGACAAGCCGAAGCCGTAG
- a CDS encoding sugar ABC transporter permease — protein MATVARSAPRPGTSRFARREAMEGLLYISPFLLGFLVFTAYPMIASFYLSFTKYNIITAPTWIGLENYQEAFFQDAQFWTSLQRTLFFALLNVTLGVAGSLGAALLLSKSYPGTTTFRTFFFLPSITPIIASALLWVWIFQPTIGVLNYLLSLVGIEGPAWLQSGSWAIPSVTIISLWGAIGGSRMIIFLAALQSVPQEMYEAAEIDGAGALRKFWHITLPLISPTMFFNVVLTIIGSLSVFSLAYIATNGGPNYATYFYVYHLFKNAFEFSRMGYAAAMAWVFFLIVLVLTAIQFKLSNRWVFYAGGEANEGANDDQ, from the coding sequence ATGGCGACTGTCGCGCGGTCCGCGCCGCGGCCTGGAACATCGAGGTTTGCCCGCCGCGAGGCGATGGAAGGCCTGCTCTACATCTCACCGTTCCTGCTGGGCTTCCTCGTCTTCACGGCCTACCCGATGATCGCGTCGTTCTACCTCAGCTTCACGAAGTACAACATCATCACCGCGCCGACCTGGATCGGACTGGAGAACTACCAGGAGGCGTTCTTCCAGGATGCCCAGTTCTGGACCTCGCTCCAGCGAACCCTGTTCTTCGCGCTGCTGAACGTCACGCTCGGCGTGGCTGGGTCGCTGGGCGCGGCGTTGCTGCTGAGCAAGAGCTACCCGGGCACCACCACCTTTCGGACGTTCTTCTTCCTGCCCTCCATCACGCCGATCATCGCGTCGGCGCTTCTGTGGGTCTGGATCTTCCAACCGACCATCGGCGTCCTCAACTACCTGCTCAGCCTGGTCGGAATCGAAGGGCCAGCCTGGCTCCAGTCCGGCAGCTGGGCCATCCCCTCGGTGACCATCATCAGCCTCTGGGGCGCCATCGGGGGCAGCCGGATGATTATCTTCCTGGCCGCGCTTCAGAGCGTGCCCCAGGAGATGTACGAAGCGGCGGAGATCGACGGGGCCGGCGCGCTCCGCAAGTTCTGGCACATCACCCTGCCGCTGATCTCCCCGACGATGTTCTTCAACGTGGTGCTGACGATCATCGGCTCGCTGTCCGTCTTCTCGCTGGCGTATATCGCCACGAACGGCGGCCCCAACTACGCGACGTACTTCTACGTCTACCACCTCTTCAAGAACGCCTTCGAGTTCTCGCGGATGGGGTACGCCGCCGCGATGGCCTGGGTCTTCTTTCTGATCGTGCTGGTGCTCACGGCGATCCAGTTCAAGCTCTCGAACCGCTGGGTCTTCTACGCCGGTGGCGAGGCCAACGAGGGGGCGAACGATGACCAGTAG
- a CDS encoding carbohydrate ABC transporter permease, whose amino-acid sequence MTSSAVALPTASANRRARSLGKIRNAVIFYVSVAILSVFFMGPFVWTVISSLKDASEIATFPPTFLPKQLHWENYPNAWSRVPFLSFYINSILVTGLATLGQTVTATLVAYGFARFRFPWKNALFMLVMSTLMVPWEVTIVPSFLLFRTLGWLDTLTPLIVPHWLGGGPFFIFLLRQFFMTIPRDYDEAAKIDGANSLQVLWEILVPLCRPAITTVAIFAALFHWNAFIEPLIFLNSPEKFTISLGLRYFQTAPLDAGEPKEHLLMAGTIIMIVPCVILFFAAQRYFVKGIVLSGLKG is encoded by the coding sequence ATGACCAGTAGTGCTGTCGCGCTGCCCACGGCCTCGGCCAACCGCCGTGCGCGGAGCCTCGGCAAGATCCGGAACGCCGTCATCTTCTACGTCAGCGTGGCGATTCTCTCGGTCTTCTTCATGGGGCCGTTTGTCTGGACCGTGATCTCCTCGTTGAAGGATGCCAGCGAGATCGCCACCTTTCCGCCGACCTTCCTCCCGAAGCAGTTGCACTGGGAGAACTACCCGAACGCCTGGAGCCGGGTGCCGTTCCTCAGCTTCTACATCAACTCGATTCTGGTGACCGGCCTCGCGACGCTCGGACAGACGGTCACGGCGACGCTGGTGGCGTACGGCTTCGCGCGCTTTCGCTTCCCCTGGAAGAACGCCCTGTTCATGCTGGTCATGTCCACCCTGATGGTGCCGTGGGAGGTGACCATCGTCCCGAGCTTCCTGCTGTTCAGGACGCTGGGCTGGCTCGACACGCTGACGCCGCTGATCGTGCCACACTGGCTGGGCGGCGGGCCGTTCTTCATCTTCCTGCTGCGCCAGTTCTTCATGACGATCCCGCGAGACTATGACGAGGCGGCCAAGATCGACGGGGCCAACTCCCTGCAAGTCCTCTGGGAGATTCTGGTGCCGCTCTGTCGCCCGGCGATCACGACGGTGGCGATCTTCGCGGCGCTGTTCCACTGGAACGCCTTCATCGAGCCGCTGATCTTCCTGAACTCGCCGGAGAAGTTCACCATCTCGCTCGGGCTTCGCTACTTCCAGACGGCCCCACTGGACGCCGGTGAGCCGAAGGAGCATCTGTTGATGGCGGGCACCATCATCATGATCGTGCCGTGCGTGATCCTGTTCTTCGCGGCGCAGCGGTACTTCGTGAAGGGCATCGTGCTGTCTGGCCTCAAGGGCTAG
- a CDS encoding mandelate racemase/muconate lactonizing enzyme family protein, which translates to MKVTGLETILIDNVPPYRGGRKWLFIKLSTDEGIVGLGERVTGGVIDLGSQIALLNELFEQYVKGENPFNVELIWQRMFSTPHDYRHPGMSRTPAMSAIEIALWDIIGKATNQPIYNLLGGRFHERLRAYAYMPAEGVWEQPERAGEIAQQLVSEGWSACKTDPFRPTFPYPRDWPLKDLKHAAKIFQAVRDAVGDDLEIGIGTHSQFSTAGAIRVAKIFEEFYPIWFEEPVPPEMVEEMARVAAQTSIPIASGERLATKYEFANALEKKAFGIVQVDVGQCGGILEAKKIAAIAESHHALIAPHMYVGPIAAAAAVQLDTCSANFMLQEFNDGPLHREIFEEPIVVRNGYITPPSGPGLGLVLDEAVVKRHRAN; encoded by the coding sequence ATGAAAGTTACCGGTCTCGAGACCATCCTCATCGACAATGTACCGCCCTACCGGGGCGGCAGGAAGTGGCTGTTCATCAAGCTGAGCACGGACGAGGGCATCGTCGGGCTGGGTGAGCGGGTCACCGGCGGCGTCATCGATCTCGGGTCGCAGATCGCGCTGCTCAACGAGCTGTTCGAGCAGTACGTCAAGGGTGAGAACCCGTTCAACGTCGAGTTGATCTGGCAACGGATGTTCTCGACGCCCCACGACTACCGCCACCCTGGCATGAGCCGCACGCCCGCGATGTCGGCCATCGAGATCGCGCTCTGGGACATCATCGGGAAGGCGACCAATCAGCCGATCTACAACCTGCTCGGCGGCCGGTTCCACGAGAGGCTGCGCGCCTATGCCTACATGCCGGCCGAAGGGGTCTGGGAACAGCCTGAGAGGGCCGGCGAGATCGCCCAGCAGCTCGTTTCCGAGGGCTGGTCCGCATGCAAGACCGATCCGTTCCGCCCGACGTTCCCCTACCCGCGCGACTGGCCGCTGAAGGATCTGAAGCACGCCGCGAAGATCTTCCAGGCTGTCCGCGATGCCGTCGGCGACGACCTCGAGATCGGGATCGGGACACACAGCCAGTTCAGCACGGCCGGCGCGATCCGGGTCGCCAAGATCTTCGAGGAGTTCTACCCGATCTGGTTCGAGGAGCCGGTCCCTCCCGAGATGGTCGAGGAGATGGCGCGCGTGGCCGCCCAGACGAGTATCCCGATTGCCTCCGGCGAGCGCCTCGCCACCAAGTACGAGTTCGCCAACGCACTGGAGAAGAAGGCGTTCGGGATCGTCCAGGTGGACGTCGGCCAGTGCGGCGGCATCCTTGAGGCGAAGAAGATCGCCGCCATCGCCGAGTCACATCATGCGCTGATCGCGCCACACATGTACGTCGGGCCGATCGCGGCGGCGGCGGCGGTCCAACTGGACACCTGTTCCGCGAATTTCATGCTGCAGGAGTTCAACGACGGCCCGCTCCACCGGGAGATTTTCGAGGAGCCCATCGTCGTGAGGAACGGGTACATCACGCCGCCGTCGGGGCCGGGGCTGGGTCTGGTGCTGGATGAAGCGGTGGTGAAGCGGCACCGCGCCAACTAA
- a CDS encoding AsnC family transcriptional regulator, with the protein MVRRVEVMSMDDLDRRILNRIQSDFPLVARPYAELGASLGVSEDEIITRMRALKDGRIVRQISAIFDTKSLGYKSSLVAMRVDPARITEAARTINEHPGVTHNYERNHDYNLWFTIAVPPTSDLEAVVQRIHEMANAEVTRVMYTLRLFKIGVNLDMTGERPLDAQATPEYREQDRARAKNYEVTELDKAVIRELQEDLPIEAEPFNGVAERVGISEDELFVAMASLVERGFMRRMAAILYHRRAGFKANGMGVWAVPEENVIELGERMAAFANVSHCYRRPTYPDWPYNVFTMVHGQSNEQCEEVLAAISRATGMTNYISLYSTREYKKTRTRFYTPAYEEWEAKHMPQPEVVPAT; encoded by the coding sequence ATGGTCCGACGGGTCGAGGTGATGAGTATGGACGATCTGGATCGGCGGATTCTCAACCGCATCCAGTCCGATTTTCCCCTGGTGGCGCGGCCCTACGCCGAGCTTGGAGCCTCGCTCGGCGTCTCCGAGGACGAGATCATCACACGGATGCGCGCGCTCAAGGATGGTCGGATCGTCCGTCAGATCAGCGCCATTTTCGATACCAAGAGCCTTGGGTACAAGTCGAGCCTGGTCGCGATGCGCGTGGACCCGGCCCGGATCACCGAGGCCGCCCGTACTATCAACGAGCACCCGGGCGTCACCCACAACTACGAGCGCAACCACGACTACAACCTCTGGTTCACGATCGCGGTGCCGCCGACGTCGGACCTGGAAGCGGTGGTGCAGCGCATCCACGAGATGGCGAACGCCGAGGTCACGCGGGTGATGTACACCCTGCGGCTGTTCAAGATCGGCGTCAACCTGGACATGACCGGCGAGCGTCCGCTGGATGCCCAGGCGACCCCTGAGTACCGCGAGCAGGACCGGGCGCGGGCGAAGAATTACGAGGTGACGGAGCTGGACAAGGCCGTCATCCGCGAGCTGCAGGAGGATCTGCCTATCGAGGCCGAGCCGTTCAACGGCGTGGCTGAGCGGGTCGGCATCTCTGAGGACGAGCTGTTCGTGGCGATGGCCAGCCTTGTCGAGCGGGGCTTCATGCGGCGGATGGCGGCGATCCTCTACCATCGCCGCGCCGGCTTCAAGGCGAACGGCATGGGCGTCTGGGCGGTGCCCGAGGAGAACGTCATCGAGCTGGGCGAGCGGATGGCGGCGTTTGCGAACGTCAGCCACTGCTACCGCCGCCCGACCTATCCGGACTGGCCGTACAACGTCTTCACGATGGTCCACGGCCAGTCGAACGAGCAGTGCGAAGAGGTGCTGGCGGCGATCTCCCGCGCGACCGGCATGACCAACTACATCAGCCTCTATTCCACTCGCGAGTATAAGAAGACCAGGACGAGGTTCTACACGCCGGCCTACGAGGAGTGGGAGGCGAAGCACATGCCGCAGCCAGAGGTGGTCCCGGCGACCTGA
- a CDS encoding protoheme IX farnesyltransferase: MNALRRLALLTGIATYLLIVVGAIVRSTGSGLGCPDWPLCHGQLIPPPNVAAWIEYSHRITAAGVSALMLAMVAAAWVYARGVKHIVIPATAVPVILAVQVLLGAVVVWLDTHTLSVMVHLSFAFIILGFVLWVNIAARVAANGGLSVSVDGPRRGVTVDSSSLAGYWKLVVATTAATYLLLVVGGLTRAMGAGWVCAGFPLCNGQVLPFGSSGLVDLHLMHRLLAYTVAALVAVITWKTVKMPGLPPAMKRVVYSLVVVVVAQITIGAVAVIIGPTLVLNSIMANQVAVSASAAGEPVAAPLWIIQTLHVAGASAVWSMVVVLLSMTWQLRRLLLIGPGASVGVSGAATPPHADAPPREVVRAYFTLTKPRVVVLLLVTTLAAMLMAHKGLPPLMLMVFTLVGGALAAGGAGAINHYIDRDIDELMGRTSTRPIPAGMVPPLNALFFGICLGIISFTSMVAFVNLLSAALTLFALLFYVFVYTRWLKRWTPLNIVIGGAAGAIPPVVGIAAVTNEVNWLAVWLFTIIFVWTPPHFWALSLLMQREYAAAGVPMLPIVRGEAETRKQILWYSLAMVALTVVVWMLGFLGAIYVVSAIVLGGMFIWYAVKLFREASAVAARRLFFYSMLYLALLFVAMVVDRQVLL, translated from the coding sequence ATGAACGCACTACGTCGCCTCGCACTGCTCACCGGTATTGCAACCTACCTGCTGATCGTCGTTGGCGCCATCGTGCGATCGACCGGGTCAGGCCTGGGATGCCCTGACTGGCCGCTCTGCCACGGACAGCTGATCCCCCCGCCGAACGTCGCGGCCTGGATCGAGTACAGCCACCGGATCACCGCTGCTGGCGTCTCCGCGCTGATGCTGGCGATGGTCGCCGCGGCCTGGGTCTACGCCCGTGGCGTCAAGCACATCGTGATCCCGGCGACTGCTGTCCCCGTCATCCTGGCGGTCCAGGTGCTCCTCGGTGCGGTGGTCGTCTGGCTGGACACCCACACCCTCTCGGTGATGGTGCACCTCAGCTTCGCCTTCATTATTCTCGGCTTTGTGCTGTGGGTGAACATCGCCGCCCGCGTGGCGGCCAACGGCGGCCTGTCCGTCTCGGTTGACGGGCCGCGACGTGGTGTGACCGTCGATTCCTCGTCGCTTGCCGGCTACTGGAAACTGGTGGTGGCAACCACCGCCGCGACGTATCTGCTGCTGGTCGTCGGCGGCCTGACCCGCGCGATGGGCGCCGGCTGGGTCTGCGCTGGCTTCCCGCTCTGTAACGGTCAGGTGTTGCCGTTCGGCAGCAGTGGTCTGGTGGATCTGCACCTGATGCACCGGCTGCTGGCGTACACGGTCGCCGCACTGGTGGCGGTGATCACCTGGAAGACGGTCAAGATGCCGGGGCTGCCCCCGGCCATGAAGCGCGTCGTCTACAGCCTGGTTGTGGTGGTGGTCGCGCAGATCACCATCGGCGCGGTCGCCGTCATCATCGGCCCGACCCTGGTGCTCAACTCGATCATGGCGAATCAGGTGGCCGTGTCAGCTTCGGCGGCCGGCGAGCCGGTCGCCGCGCCGCTCTGGATCATCCAGACGCTGCACGTGGCCGGCGCGTCGGCGGTCTGGTCGATGGTCGTCGTGCTGCTGAGCATGACGTGGCAGCTGCGGCGGCTCCTGCTGATCGGGCCGGGCGCGAGCGTCGGCGTCTCCGGCGCGGCGACACCACCCCACGCTGACGCCCCGCCGCGCGAGGTCGTCCGAGCCTACTTCACGCTCACCAAGCCGCGCGTCGTGGTGCTGCTGCTGGTCACCACGCTGGCGGCGATGCTGATGGCCCACAAGGGGCTGCCGCCGCTGATGCTGATGGTGTTCACGCTGGTGGGTGGTGCGCTGGCCGCCGGCGGCGCTGGCGCCATCAACCACTACATCGACCGCGACATCGACGAGCTGATGGGCCGCACGTCCACTCGCCCGATTCCGGCCGGGATGGTCCCGCCGCTGAACGCCCTGTTCTTCGGGATCTGCCTCGGCATCATCTCGTTCACCTCGATGGTCGCCTTCGTCAATCTGCTGTCGGCGGCCCTGACCCTGTTCGCGCTGCTGTTCTACGTCTTCGTCTACACGCGCTGGCTTAAACGTTGGACCCCGCTCAACATCGTGATCGGCGGGGCGGCCGGGGCGATCCCGCCCGTGGTGGGCATCGCCGCCGTCACCAACGAGGTCAACTGGCTGGCCGTCTGGCTGTTCACCATCATCTTCGTGTGGACCCCGCCGCACTTCTGGGCGCTGTCGCTGCTGATGCAGCGCGAGTACGCCGCCGCTGGCGTCCCGATGCTCCCCATCGTGCGTGGCGAGGCCGAGACGCGCAAGCAGATCCTCTGGTACTCGCTGGCGATGGTCGCCCTGACCGTGGTGGTCTGGATGCTGGGCTTCCTCGGCGCGATCTACGTCGTCTCGGCCATCGTCCTCGGCGGCATGTTCATCTGGTACGCCGTCAAGCTGTTCCGCGAGGCGTCAGCGGTGGCTGCCCGGCGGCTCTTCTTCTACTCGATGCTGTACCTGGCGCTGCTGTTCGTCGCGATGGTCGTGGACCGGCAGGTGCTGCTCTAG
- a CDS encoding SCO family protein, whose protein sequence is MPLPTPVPVRTETAASQASTPARLARTGRKLRLRGLILLAVAALALLVACRPSSTLPVLFPAPRFDLLDQTGRPFSSSHLSGKVVIANFIFTTCTDICPLLTATMSQVRDQLRAANLLGDKVVIVSFTVDPEHDTPDALRVYGERFGAVPSEWRFLTGSRAAIDEILIGGFKVGRPPSAARTAGGTPEIVHSNRVALIDAASKIRAFLNGEELDIPALVEEARRLAP, encoded by the coding sequence ATGCCCCTGCCGACGCCCGTACCTGTCCGCACCGAGACCGCGGCCTCGCAGGCGTCCACTCCGGCGCGCCTGGCGCGCACCGGCCGCAAGCTCAGGCTGCGCGGCCTGATCCTGCTCGCGGTGGCCGCGCTCGCGCTGCTGGTCGCCTGCCGCCCATCCTCGACGCTGCCGGTGCTCTTCCCCGCGCCGCGGTTCGACCTGCTCGATCAGACGGGCCGGCCGTTCAGCTCAAGCCACCTGAGCGGCAAGGTCGTCATCGCGAACTTCATCTTCACCACCTGCACCGACATCTGCCCGCTGCTGACCGCGACCATGTCCCAGGTCCGCGACCAGCTCCGGGCCGCGAACCTCCTCGGGGACAAGGTGGTCATCGTGTCGTTCACGGTGGACCCTGAGCACGACACGCCCGATGCGCTGCGCGTCTACGGCGAGCGCTTCGGCGCGGTGCCCAGCGAGTGGCGCTTCCTGACCGGCTCCCGCGCCGCCATCGACGAGATCCTGATCGGCGGCTTCAAGGTGGGCCGGCCGCCGTCGGCAGCGCGGACGGCCGGCGGCACGCCCGAGATCGTCCACTCCAACCGGGTCGCGCTGATCGACGCAGCCAGCAAGATCCGGGCGTTTCTCAACGGCGAGGAGCTGGACATCCCCGCCCTGGTCGAAGAGGCGCGCCGGCTCGCGCCGTAA
- a CDS encoding acyl-CoA dehydrogenase family protein: MHAATERVFASVDATRSLGSLIREYADEIERTCVLPRPLFEALADAGLFRMVVCADAGGQEIDFPTYLDVIEEVARADASTAWCVNQASSFQTYSPVMPIDVARLIFEENPRGVVANTPAATGTAIAEAGGYRVTGTFSYGTGCHHASWVAARAQILDDGVVRRTVSGDAEIRYFMLPAEEAEILDTWNVRGLRGTGTHHWRVADAFVPEERTFSPDAVAAQERAPIYVIPRQILAACGDAMTALGVARDCVDTFVRMAQTKRAANMAGLLRDESLVQYDVGLAEAELRSSRMYLRQTVREVWTEVERTHAITLGQKADLRLAAVHAIRQSASVVDAMYNAAGATAVLKDQPIQRHFQDVHVVTQHMQSRRAHYELVGKVVLGLNPTSTFL; the protein is encoded by the coding sequence ATGCACGCCGCCACTGAACGGGTCTTTGCCTCCGTCGACGCCACTCGGTCGCTTGGGTCGCTGATCCGTGAGTACGCGGACGAGATCGAGCGCACCTGTGTGCTGCCACGCCCCCTGTTCGAGGCCCTTGCCGATGCCGGCCTGTTTCGGATGGTGGTGTGCGCCGACGCCGGCGGCCAGGAGATCGACTTCCCAACCTACCTGGACGTCATCGAAGAGGTGGCGCGGGCGGACGCCAGCACGGCGTGGTGCGTCAATCAGGCGTCGAGCTTCCAGACCTACTCGCCGGTCATGCCCATCGACGTCGCACGGCTGATCTTCGAGGAGAACCCGCGCGGCGTCGTGGCGAACACCCCGGCCGCCACCGGCACGGCCATCGCCGAGGCTGGCGGCTACCGGGTGACCGGCACGTTCAGCTACGGGACCGGCTGCCACCATGCGAGCTGGGTGGCCGCCCGCGCGCAGATCCTCGACGATGGCGTGGTCCGCCGGACGGTGTCAGGCGACGCCGAGATCCGCTACTTCATGCTCCCGGCCGAGGAAGCCGAGATCCTGGACACCTGGAACGTGCGCGGCCTGCGCGGCACCGGCACGCACCACTGGCGCGTCGCCGACGCCTTCGTGCCCGAGGAGCGCACATTCTCGCCGGACGCCGTCGCCGCGCAGGAGCGCGCCCCGATCTACGTGATCCCGCGCCAGATCCTGGCGGCCTGTGGCGACGCCATGACGGCGCTCGGCGTGGCTCGGGACTGCGTCGACACGTTCGTGCGGATGGCCCAGACCAAGCGCGCAGCCAACATGGCCGGCCTGCTGCGCGACGAGTCGCTGGTCCAGTACGACGTGGGTCTGGCCGAGGCCGAGCTGCGCTCCAGCAGGATGTACCTCCGCCAGACGGTCCGCGAGGTCTGGACCGAAGTTGAGCGGACCCACGCGATCACCCTGGGGCAGAAGGCGGATCTCCGGCTGGCGGCCGTCCATGCGATCCGCCAGTCGGCCAGCGTCGTGGACGCCATGTACAACGCGGCCGGCGCCACGGCCGTCTTGAAGGACCAGCCGATCCAGCGGCACTTTCAGGATGTCCACGTCGTCACGCAGCACATGCAGTCGCGACGGGCCCACTACGAGCTGGTGGGGAAGGTCGTGCTGGGGCTGAACCCGACCTCGACGTTCCTCTGA
- a CDS encoding DUF420 domain-containing protein yields MPPRGPAPEWVALLNTSLIVISGVFLLLGYYFIRSKKIELHKKSMLTATTFAALFLVVYVSRALLFETKVFAGEGLVRVIYLVILISHTILAILVGPFALVTLRRAFRGEFPKHRQIARITFPMWLYVVVTGWIIFWMLHNQPATAY; encoded by the coding sequence ATGCCTCCTCGTGGTCCCGCTCCGGAATGGGTTGCCCTGCTCAACACCTCGCTGATCGTCATCAGTGGCGTCTTCTTGCTGCTGGGGTACTACTTCATTCGGTCGAAGAAGATCGAGCTTCACAAGAAAAGTATGCTCACGGCGACCACGTTCGCTGCACTCTTTCTGGTGGTGTACGTCAGCCGCGCCCTGCTCTTTGAAACCAAGGTCTTCGCCGGCGAAGGGCTGGTACGTGTCATCTACCTGGTGATCTTGATCAGCCACACGATCCTGGCGATCCTGGTGGGGCCGTTCGCGCTGGTCACATTGCGGCGGGCGTTTCGTGGCGAGTTCCCGAAGCATCGGCAGATCGCGCGGATCACGTTCCCGATGTGGCTGTACGTCGTGGTAACGGGTTGGATCATTTTCTGGATGCTTCATAACCAACCGGCGACAGCGTATTAG
- a CDS encoding ABC transporter ATP-binding protein: MTVSSPAISVQGLVQRFGDRNVVDGLTFEVRRGEVFALLGPNGAGKTTTVEILEGYRSPTAGLVRVLGLDPMSDAHRLQPRIGVMLQDGGIAPAMRPLEALELFASFFAAPADPRELLRLIGLEDAARTRYRALSGGQKQRLSLGLALVGRPELVFLDEPTAGMDPQARRATWEIVRSLKRGGVTVLLTTHFMEEAEELADRVAIVDSGRLVALDAPSALGQAGGPPDELRFRARAGLPLARLAERLPAFQIDEVRPGEYRVDGPIAPDVVTAATSWLAEHDALLVELHVGRQSLEDVFLRLTANGGGAPLSPVEAARRA; encoded by the coding sequence ATGACCGTCAGCAGCCCGGCGATTTCGGTCCAGGGGCTCGTCCAGCGCTTCGGCGACCGCAACGTGGTGGACGGTCTCACCTTCGAGGTCCGGCGCGGCGAGGTCTTCGCGCTGCTCGGGCCGAACGGCGCCGGCAAGACCACGACCGTCGAGATCCTCGAAGGGTATCGCTCGCCAACGGCCGGGCTGGTGCGCGTCCTCGGCCTGGACCCGATGTCCGATGCCCATCGCTTGCAGCCGCGCATCGGCGTCATGCTCCAGGACGGCGGTATCGCCCCGGCCATGCGCCCGCTCGAAGCCCTGGAGCTGTTCGCGAGCTTCTTCGCCGCGCCGGCCGATCCCCGCGAGCTGCTGCGCCTCATCGGCCTCGAGGATGCCGCGCGAACGCGGTACCGGGCGCTCTCGGGCGGCCAGAAGCAGCGGCTGTCGCTCGGGCTGGCGCTGGTGGGCCGGCCGGAGCTGGTCTTCCTGGATGAGCCGACCGCCGGGATGGATCCACAGGCCCGCCGCGCCACCTGGGAGATCGTCCGCAGCCTGAAGCGCGGCGGCGTGACGGTGCTGCTCACGACCCACTTCATGGAAGAGGCCGAGGAGCTTGCCGACCGTGTCGCCATCGTCGACAGCGGCAGGCTGGTGGCGCTCGACGCGCCGTCCGCGCTCGGGCAGGCCGGCGGCCCGCCCGACGAGTTGCGATTCCGCGCCAGGGCGGGGCTGCCGCTCGCGCGGCTCGCGGAGCGGCTGCCAGCATTCCAGATCGACGAGGTGCGTCCTGGCGAGTACCGCGTGGACGGGCCGATCGCGCCCGACGTCGTCACCGCGGCGACCTCCTGGCTGGCCGAGCACGACGCGTTGCTGGTTGAGCTGCACGTCGGCCGGCAGTCGCTCGAAGACGTCTTCCTGCGCCTCACCGCGAACGGCGGCGGCGCGCCACTCTCGCCCGTGGAGGCCGCCCGCCGTGCCTGA